In the genome of Neodiprion pinetum isolate iyNeoPine1 chromosome 2, iyNeoPine1.2, whole genome shotgun sequence, one region contains:
- the Mo25 gene encoding protein Mo25, which produces MPLFGKSQKSPAEVVKALKEAVNALERGDKKVEKAQEDVSKNLVHIKNMLYGTAEAEPQADIVVAQLAQELYNSNLLLLLVQNLSRIDFEGKKDVAQVFNNILRRQIGTRSPTVEYICTKPEILFTLMSGYEHQDIALNCGTMLRECARYEALAKIMIYSDDFYNFFRYVEVSTFDIASDAFSTFKELLTRHKILSAEFLEVNYDKVFSHYQRLLNSENYVTRRQSLKLLGELLLDRHNFTVMTRYISNPDNLKLMMNMLKEKSRNIQFEAFHVFKVFVANPNKPKPILDILLRNQEKLIEFLTRFHTDRSEDEQFNDEKAYLIKQIKELKSVHEN; this is translated from the exons ATGCCTCTGTTCGGAAAATCTCAAAAGAGTCCGGCGGAGGTTGTAAAGGCTCTAAAAGAGGCTGTTAATGCCCTGGAACGTGGTGATAAGAAAGTAGAGAAG GCTCAAGAGGATGTCAGCAAAAATTTAGTGCATATTAAAAACATGCTTTATGGGACCGCCGAAGCAGAGCCTCAAGCTGATATTGTCGTAGCTCAGCTAGCTCAGGAGTTGTACAACAGCAATCTGCTATTGCTCTTGGTCCAGAATCTTAGTCGGATTGATTTTGAG GGGAAGAAAGATGTGGCTCAGGTATTCAACAATATCTTACGGAGGCAAATTGGCACACGATCGCCAACAGTTGAATATATTTGTACGAAGCCAGAGATATTATTCACGCTTATGTCTGG CTACGAGCATCAAGATATTGCATTAAATTGTGGAACGATGCTGAGGGAATGCGCTCGATATGAGGCATTGGCcaaaataatgatttattctgatgatttttataatttctttcgaTATGTCGAAGTTTCGACGTTCGATATTGCATCAGATGCCTTTTCTACATTTAAG GAATTGTTAACAAGACATAAAATACTTAGCGCTGAATTTTTAGAAGTGAATTATGACAAAGTCTTCTCACATTATCAAAGGTTATTAAATTCTGAGAACTACGTAACACGTCGACAGAGTTTAAAATTACTGGGAGAACTCCTTCTGGATAGACATAATTTCACG GTCATGACTCGGTACATTTCAAATCCTGATAATTTAAAGCTGATGATGAATATGCTTAAGGAAAAGTCACGTAACATTCAATTTGAGGCTTTTCATGTTTTTAAG GTTTTTGTTGCCAATCCAAACAAGCCCAAACCAATTTTGGATATCCTGCTTCGCaatcaagaaaaattaattgaattccTCACACGTTTTCACACGGATCGTTCAGAGGACGAGCAGTTTAACGATGAAAAGGCTTATCTAATAAAGCAGATCAAAGAGCTTAAGTCTGTGCATGAAAATTAA
- the LOC124212347 gene encoding zinc finger CCCH domain-containing protein 13 has protein sequence MSKPNIRKITVDPSKCNTDSRRPSVFERLGTKPPATSTGQNNSDYCRNWALNGSCSYGKSCKYAITHTLISPSKRVKKDNALTSATVPSEDPFKRVTSKIVKKTSHSPDLNLEEWNQTDLEYEDEKALERRLQLLQRELELQMKKDKEIHGKEKTTKHKKKAMSSSSSSHSSSTSSSSSSSSSDDSSSSSTSDSRKKVKKVKSKRHHSASSDYDEDKERKKKLKLKRLGTKNEKLIVKKKRKIEVLSKKEPVVKAAKKVAISSSRKHSSTKVKSPTMSAHASSSKVKERNRSESPKPRSREVEKDKHHKKIREDEPSLKDIVKNKATDKSKESDKNKSRIVEDRVKTDEKSKQRVKDKERRSRTPPIEKSKYQYPKDFSNTKSRRSRTPEKPLRSKREVTPLRHQESKTSSGRSREIDKKERDSYKGDRNKDKDDIRKNDPSKSKPSSSQEDSHRKNAVRDIEEKNYVSERNRQRSKERRDKEHNLRDDRSHSRLGRDQRDSQREKEREEVQERCRDRQRERDREKDAVKVRERDIPPLMATTAINPMDKNGRYGRDKDRFKDGGLDKSGQRDRRSERDRERSEKPLDRDRALQRFDARYDRSLDKEMLPHKGVERDRQERFPRERSLDRVVDKNIAAGARDHVMERENLYDRDRHRRFNPRFDRGHPADHERKEPPHNPSKIDRLPERRDGSRRSLEIERNYDRGYARLPPEHWEEPEEPPRVDYRDHHPHEDERRKPMEPRRYNSPFEERRGRDERPSRYAMQSERPFEDPHLPIFSGEKMRSSVNRDESSNDNWDVHHEMEHGSRDRNYQTSDWEEREWRAARPPMWDRESPPHSEVHEEEWAPRYDSPMPDWKLNEGQKWESLPHNPPHNPPHIRGPYRNDRIKEIDLGELHSKRRPPYSTPELRDECSAHGSKQGSLHGSMKEEPINKKLMELAEGRVRRSREKSVENFQKRIPQREKSEVKESPLAAEPKRPCLDESLQTLHTESDLSDISDDPDDILNMEEEESETPKLPLPKKGTEINERDVLVPTPEASQLSPKEIVEETIFTKEKDTNEQMEFRNIEEENIENMDFEEISDGELEEDIKTSGKGLGDALGVDWESLVKESQPRRVLTMNQNTAQSRWQCKAIFQRIGISMKYAGAEMVESITKKYCIDDADKFLLNDVALLHTAIMRQQFMTRTSRTSLISENLLCRNYAEANEDDDEETLQPCTSLCEEAKILLQKVT, from the exons ATGTCAAAACCAAacataagaaaaataacagtTGACCCTTCGAAATGTAACACAGACTCTCGACGACCTAGCGTATTTGAGAGGTTGGGTACCAAACCACCAGCAACTTCCACCGGCCAAAACAATTCCGATTACTGTAGAAATTGGGCTCTGAATGGCAGTTGTTCGTACGGCAAAAGTTGCAA GTACGCAATCACGCACACACTGATCAGCCCATCAAAACGTGTGAAGAAAGATAATGCTCTTACTAGTGCAACTGTG CCTAGCGAAGATCCATTCAAGCGAGTCACatcaaaaattgtaaaaaagaCGTCTCATAGTCCTGATCTTAATTTGGAAGAGTGGAACCAGACAGATCTGGAATACGAAGACGAAAAAGCTTTAGAAAGAAGACTTCAGCTCTTACAAAGAGAATTAGAATTACAAATGAAGAAAGACAAGGAAATTCATGGCAAGGAAAAGACaacaaaacacaaaaaaaaagctatGAGTTCATCATCTAGTTCACACAGCTCTAGCACatccagcagcagcagtagctCTAGTAGTGATGATTCCTCATCTAGCTCCACTTCGGATTCTCGCAAGAAAGTCAAGAAGGTCAAGTCTAAACGACATCACAGTGCATCTTCAGATTATGATGAAGATAAGGAACGAAAAAAGAA GCTTAAGCTTAAAAGACTGGGaacaaagaatgaaaaacttATCGTAAAAAAGAAACGCAAGATTGAAGTGTTGAGCAAAAAAGAACCAGTTGTAAAAGCAGCTAAGAAAGTTGCTATTTCTTCATCCAGAAAGCATTCTTCTACCAAGGTTAAATCACCAACCATGTCAGCACATGCTTCCTCCAGTAAAGTAAAGGAGCGAAACCGGAGTGAATCCCCAAAACCAAGGAGTAGGGAAGTGGAAAAAGATAAgcatcataaaaaaattagagaagatGAGCCTTCATTGAAAGATATAGTGAAGAATAAGGCTACTGATAAATCAAAAGAgtctgataaaaataaaagtcgcATTGTGGAAGATCGTGTAAAAACTGATGAGAAATCAAAACAGAGAGTAAAAGATAAAGAAAGACGTTCTAGAACCCCACCTATTGAGAAATCTAAATACCAGTATCCTAAAGATTTTTCTAATACTAAATCGAGGCGCAGTCGAACTCCAGAGAAACCATTGAGGTCTAAACGAGAGGTAACTCCACTTCGTCACCAAGAGAGTAAAACATCTTCTGGAAGATCCAGAGAGATAGATAAAAAAGAACGTGACTCATACAAAGGAGATCGAAATAAAGACAAAGACGATATTCGTAAAAATGATCCATCCAAATCAAAGCCTTCGTCTAGCCAAGAAGACTCCCATCGTAAGAATGCGGTTCGAGACATCGAGGAGAAAAATTATGTCAGTGAACGCAATCGGCAGCGTAGCAAGGAACGTAGAGATAAGGAGCACAACTTAAGGGATGATAGAAGTCATTCAAGGTTAGGCAGAGATCAGCGTGATTCTCAGCGAGAAAAAGAACGAGAAGAAGTACAGGAAAGGTGTCGAGATAGACAAAGAGAACGAGATCGTGAAAAAGATGCAGTTAAAGTTCGAGAAAGAGATATACCACCACTCATGGCAACAACTGCTATTAATCCTATGGATAAGAATGGTCGGTATGGTCGAGATAAGGATAGATTCAAAGATGGAGGGCTTGACAAAAGTGGACAGAGGGATAGACGGAGTGAGAGAGACCGAGAAAGGTCAGAAAAACCCTTAGATCGAGACAGAGCTTTACAACGATTTGATGCTCGCTATGACAGATCATTGGATAAAGAAATGCTGCCTCACAAAGGTGTGGAGAGAGATAGACAAGAGCGTTTTCCAAGAGAAAGATCTCTTGATCGAGTAGTTGACAAAAACATAGCTGCAGGAGCTCGCGACCATGTTATGGAACGAGAAAATCTTTATGATCGGGACAGGCATAGAAGATTCAATCCTAGGTTTGACAGAGGGCATCCAGCCGATCATGAGCGCAAGGAGCCACCTCATAATCCATCAAAAATAGACAGACTACCGGAACGAAGAGATGGGTCCAGACGCAGCCTAGAAATAGAGAGAAACTACGATAGGGGCTATGCTCGATTGCCACCTGAGCATTGGGAAGAGCCTGAGGAACCTCCAAGAGTTGATTATCGAGATCACCACCCTCATGAAGATGAAAGACGTAAACCAATGGAACCAAGAAGGTACAACAGCCCTTTCGAAGAAAGACGAGGTAGAGATGAACGTCCATCACGCTATGCTATGCAGAGTGAAAGGCCTTTTGAGGATCCACATCTGCCCATATTTTCGGGTGAAAAAATGAGGTCTAGTGTAAACAG aGACGAAAGTAGTAATGACAATTGGGATGTCCATCATGAGATGGAGCATGGTAGTCGAGACCGGAATTACCAAACTTCTGACTGGGAGGAACGTGAATGGAGAGCGGCTCGACCTCCGATGTGGGATAGAGAAAGTCCTCCACATTCAGAGGTTCATGAAGAAGAATGGGCTCCACGCTATGACAGCCCTATGCCTGATTGGAAGTTGAATGAAGGTCAAAAATGGGAAAGTTTGCCCCACAATCCACCCCACAATCCACCTCACATCCGAGGACCCTACAGAAATGACAGAATCAAAGAAATAGACTTAGGAGAACTACATAg CAAACGACGTCCACCCTATAGCACTCCGGAATTGAGAGATGAATGCTCTGCTCATGGGTCAAAACAAGGATCTTTACATGGCAGCATGAAGGAAGAaccgataaataaaaaattgatggaaTTAGCGGAGGGTAGGGTCAGGAGGAGCAGAGAGAaatctgttgaaaattttcagaaaagaaTTCCACAACGCGAAAAATCGGAAGTTAAAGAATCCCCTTTGGCTGCAGAACCTAAACGTCCATGCTTGGATGAATCTCTCCAAACTTTGCATACGGAGAGTGATTTGAGTGATAtcagcgatgatcctgatgatattttgaatatggaagaagaagaaagtgaGACACCAAAATTGCCCTTACCTAAAAAAGGTACAGAGATTAATGAACGAGACGTACTTGTACCAACTCCAGAAGCCTCACAGTTATCACCAAAAGAAATTGTAGAAGAGACTATATTTACCAAGGAAAAAGATACAAACGAACAAATGGAATTCCGAAATatcgaagaagaaaatattgagAATATGGACTTTGAAGAAATATCCGATGGAGAACTTGAGGAGGATATTAAGACAAGCGGCAAGGGCTTGGGAGATGCTTTGGGTGTAGATTGGGAAAGTTTAGTCAAAGAATCTCAGCCTCGTCGAGTTCTTACCATGAATCAAAATACTGCTCAAAGTCGCTGGCAATGTAAAGCTATATTCCAGCGCATTGGTATCTCTATGAAAT